In Pleurocapsa sp. PCC 7319, the following are encoded in one genomic region:
- a CDS encoding TIGR02652 family protein, with translation MNLALQYPVFGPEIVCPHCRQTIPALTLTDTYLCSRHGAFEADPKIKELIHLPSGRRWRRWENQWYRQHTHPDGIRFEIHEALDGLYAEGYRATRVIIANRYRDLVSSYLGRSHPWRETPEFKSPKLYGLPIRFSSKDSTDPCWEIINFILEKEPGVPRQYPYRFLFE, from the coding sequence ATGAATTTAGCATTACAATACCCTGTTTTTGGTCCCGAAATTGTTTGTCCTCACTGCCGACAGACAATTCCTGCTCTTACTCTGACGGACACCTATCTCTGTAGTCGTCATGGTGCTTTTGAAGCTGACCCTAAAATCAAAGAATTAATTCATCTCCCCTCAGGTAGACGTTGGCGACGTTGGGAAAATCAATGGTATCGTCAACATACCCATCCTGATGGGATTCGGTTTGAGATTCATGAAGCTCTTGATGGACTTTATGCTGAAGGCTATCGAGCTACCAGGGTCATTATTGCTAATCGCTATCGCGATTTGGTAAGTTCTTATCTGGGACGTAGTCACCCTTGGCGAGAAACTCCAGAATTCAAGTCTCCTAAGCTTTATGGACTACCTATCAGATTTAGCTCTAAAGATAGCACCGATCCCTGTTGGGAAATTATCAATTTTATCCTCGAAAAAGAACCTGGAGTACCTCGTCAATATCCTTATCGCTTTCTATTTGAATAA
- a CDS encoding glutathione S-transferase family protein, which translates to MLELYQFELSQYSEKVRLILDYKQLEYRKIEVTPGVGQIELMQKSGSRQVPVLKDGSTYVADSTEIALYLERKYPERPIIPTEPLTKGQCLLMEEWADVSIGLKGRKAFIGALNQNQNFRTSVLPANTPDFVKTVVRAIPGEVLDVLGTGVGFGGDAVKDAKKSLTQDLEALCLILQNQPYLTGDQPTLADLAVAGLSILLKFPAGSYLDIPDPLKGKGIPGLADNITFEPFFAWRDRLYEDFRQGSSTSNFGNTSSPTSINIE; encoded by the coding sequence ATGTTAGAGCTATATCAGTTTGAGTTATCTCAATATTCAGAGAAAGTTCGCCTCATTCTGGATTACAAACAGCTAGAATACCGTAAAATTGAAGTTACCCCTGGGGTAGGTCAAATCGAATTAATGCAGAAATCTGGCAGTCGCCAAGTTCCAGTACTTAAAGACGGCAGTACCTACGTTGCTGACTCTACAGAAATCGCTTTGTACTTAGAACGCAAATATCCTGAACGTCCGATTATTCCCACTGAGCCTCTCACAAAAGGGCAATGCTTGTTAATGGAAGAATGGGCGGATGTCTCTATCGGTCTCAAGGGGCGTAAGGCTTTTATTGGTGCTTTAAATCAAAATCAAAATTTTCGGACTTCTGTCTTGCCAGCCAACACCCCAGATTTTGTCAAAACTGTTGTGAGAGCAATTCCTGGAGAAGTTTTAGATGTTTTGGGCACAGGGGTAGGTTTTGGCGGAGATGCAGTCAAGGATGCCAAGAAAAGTCTCACTCAAGATTTAGAAGCGTTATGCCTAATTTTGCAAAATCAGCCCTACCTAACTGGAGATCAACCAACTTTAGCTGACCTAGCCGTAGCAGGGTTGAGCATTTTGTTAAAGTTTCCGGCTGGTTCTTATTTAGATATACCCGATCCCCTCAAAGGTAAAGGTATTCCAGGATTAGCTGACAACATTACTTTTGAACCATTTTTTGCTTGGCGCGATCGTCTCTATGAAGATTTTCGCCAAGGCTCTAGCACCAGCAATTTTGGCAACACTTCCTCTCCAACTTCGATCAATATTGAGTAA
- the rd gene encoding rubredoxin, which translates to MMKYICSVCGYEYDPEVGDPDSGIKPGTAFEDLPEDWVCPVCGADKSDFEPPE; encoded by the coding sequence ATCATGAAATATATTTGCTCAGTTTGTGGTTACGAATATGACCCAGAAGTAGGCGATCCTGATAGTGGAATTAAACCAGGAACTGCTTTTGAGGATTTACCAGAGGATTGGGTATGTCCTGTCTGCGGGGCGGATAAATCAGATTTTGAACCACCAGAGTAG
- a CDS encoding VWA domain-containing protein, whose translation MRVGIQSYLSDTNIDAQLTSSQRQLSLAISAIADSSGGDLPLNLCLVLDRSGSMFEKPLEMVKDAAIGIIEKLKPGDRISIVAFAHRAKVIVPNQLVNNIEKIKQEIRLMVADGGTAIDEGMRLGIKEVAASNQNCVSRIFLLTDGENEHGDNNRCLKLAELAAEYNVTIDTLGFGEHWNQDVLEQISDSAQGTIVYIEQPDQAIIEFERLFARAQAVGLTNSHLTVELMPKVRLAELKPLAQVAPETIELPVKMEGNYFSVRLGDLMIDQPRVILINFYINQLPLGKNKIAAVQIRYDDPGANQENLHSDILAIEIDAQNPYQPQPSDIVQNNILTLAKYRQTQIAETKLQQGDNIGAATMLQTAAKTALQLGDKEGATILQTNATRLQIGKDLSEGDRKKTRLVSKTILRE comes from the coding sequence ATGAGAGTAGGGATACAATCTTATCTCAGTGATACTAATATTGATGCTCAATTAACCAGCAGTCAGCGCCAGCTATCTTTAGCTATCTCAGCCATTGCCGATAGTTCAGGGGGAGATTTACCACTGAATTTATGTCTAGTGTTAGATCGGAGTGGCTCAATGTTCGAGAAGCCTTTGGAGATGGTTAAGGATGCTGCTATCGGTATCATCGAAAAACTCAAGCCAGGCGATCGCATTAGTATTGTCGCTTTTGCTCATCGGGCAAAAGTAATTGTTCCCAACCAGTTAGTTAACAACATTGAAAAAATCAAGCAAGAAATTAGGCTGATGGTTGCCGATGGTGGAACTGCTATTGATGAAGGAATGCGCCTAGGAATCAAAGAAGTCGCAGCTAGCAATCAAAACTGCGTGTCTCGGATCTTTTTACTCACTGATGGCGAAAATGAACATGGTGATAATAATCGCTGTCTTAAATTAGCGGAATTAGCAGCAGAGTACAATGTCACCATTGACACTTTAGGTTTTGGAGAACATTGGAATCAAGATGTTTTAGAGCAAATCTCTGATTCCGCTCAGGGAACTATAGTTTATATCGAACAGCCAGATCAAGCGATTATTGAGTTTGAGCGGTTGTTTGCCCGCGCTCAAGCTGTAGGTCTAACAAATAGTCATCTTACTGTTGAGTTAATGCCCAAAGTACGATTAGCAGAACTTAAGCCCTTGGCACAGGTAGCTCCCGAAACTATAGAATTACCCGTCAAAATGGAAGGTAATTATTTTTCTGTGCGCTTGGGAGATCTAATGATCGATCAACCACGAGTTATCCTAATCAACTTTTATATTAATCAACTTCCTTTAGGAAAAAATAAAATAGCAGCAGTACAGATTCGTTATGACGATCCTGGAGCTAATCAAGAGAATTTGCATTCAGATATTTTGGCGATTGAAATAGACGCTCAAAATCCTTATCAACCGCAACCCAGTGACATTGTTCAAAACAATATTTTGACTTTAGCTAAATATCGTCAAACTCAGATTGCTGAAACTAAATTACAGCAAGGCGATAATATTGGAGCCGCCACTATGCTACAAACTGCTGCCAAAACTGCCTTACAACTAGGAGATAAAGAAGGCGCGACCATACTTCAAACTAATGCTACCCGTTTACAAATCGGCAAAGATTTATCTGAGGGCGATCGCAAGAAAACTCGCCTAGTCTCTAAAACTATTTTGCGTGAATAA
- a CDS encoding gamma carbonic anhydrase family protein, protein MTHPDSSYWSAPDLSQAAFVAANATVIGKVTLAEGSSIWYGAIVRGDIEKIVIGKYTNIQDGAILHGDPGKPTILEDYVTVGHRAVIHSAHIETGCLIGIGAVILDGVRVGEGSIIGAGSVVTKDISQRSLVVGVPARRIKQISDEQATELLEHARNYEKLAQVHAGTGTDIGFNK, encoded by the coding sequence ATGACTCACCCTGATAGTTCTTACTGGTCTGCTCCCGACTTATCCCAAGCTGCCTTTGTTGCTGCTAATGCTACGGTAATAGGTAAAGTAACTTTAGCTGAAGGTTCTAGCATCTGGTATGGGGCAATAGTCAGGGGGGATATCGAAAAAATTGTCATTGGTAAATATACCAACATTCAAGATGGAGCAATTTTGCATGGCGATCCCGGTAAACCGACAATCCTCGAAGATTATGTCACTGTTGGTCATCGGGCAGTAATTCATTCTGCTCATATTGAAACTGGCTGCTTGATTGGCATTGGTGCTGTCATTCTGGATGGAGTGAGAGTGGGTGAGGGAAGCATAATCGGTGCTGGTAGTGTTGTCACCAAAGATATTTCCCAGCGATCGCTCGTTGTCGGGGTTCCCGCTCGTAGAATTAAGCAGATTAGCGATGAACAAGCCACAGAACTTTTAGAACACGCCCGTAACTATGAAAAACTGGCACAAGTTCATGCTGGAACAGGTACAGATATCGGTTTTAATAAATAA
- a CDS encoding DUF421 domain-containing protein codes for MFSNLNPFLETIITGIIAYVAIILVLRLSGKRTLAKWNSFDFVVTIALGSVFASVLLSTKDAFGKGILGFALLVLLQYIITWISVRTSVIQKLIKSEPALLLYRGEMQHDVMKKERIAEGEVLAALRTSGVSAVEDADAVILETDGSFSVIKNIDDSSASALKDVREFDRTKMARAN; via the coding sequence ATGTTTAGTAATCTCAATCCATTTTTAGAAACTATAATTACAGGGATTATTGCTTATGTAGCAATCATTCTGGTGTTACGCTTATCAGGTAAACGAACTCTAGCAAAGTGGAATTCTTTCGATTTTGTAGTTACTATCGCTCTTGGTTCGGTTTTCGCCAGTGTACTACTATCTACTAAAGATGCATTTGGCAAAGGGATTCTCGGTTTTGCCCTATTGGTATTGCTTCAGTACATTATTACCTGGATCTCTGTCCGCACTTCGGTTATTCAGAAGCTAATAAAATCTGAACCCGCACTACTGCTTTATCGAGGCGAAATGCAGCATGACGTGATGAAAAAAGAACGTATTGCCGAGGGGGAAGTCTTGGCTGCATTGCGTACTAGTGGCGTGTCAGCGGTTGAAGATGCGGATGCGGTGATTTTAGAAACCGACGGTAGCTTTAGCGTGATTAAAAACATCGATGATAGTTCCGCTTCAGCACTCAAAGATGTAAGGGAGTTTGATCGCACTAAAATGGCTCGTGCCAATTAA
- a CDS encoding metallophosphoesterase, translating to MKNTAQKLKYTALGLGGIITLLIIWSFIEPRTLNTETETANIPNLPADWEGKQVAQITDFQIGLWGDNRGTAHRSVAKIVEAKPALALISGDFLYHPGENIKPEIETAVDIVRPLVEAGIPTYAVLGNHDYGMSSKKAQPKTGEAERLETALEAAGIEVLENEAVELRSPDNNESLYLVGVGSLWANRDNVDKALSEVPDSSPRIVMMHNPDTFEQFPANTAPLSVAGHTHGGQVRIPGTPQWSWLRFTQKDKVYADGWARGYGEPSNRLYVNPGIGMSIVPIRLFCPPELTFFTLQSGAVN from the coding sequence ATGAAAAATACAGCTCAAAAACTTAAATATACTGCTCTTGGATTGGGAGGTATTATTACTCTATTAATCATTTGGAGCTTTATCGAACCTCGTACACTTAATACCGAAACAGAAACCGCAAACATTCCCAATCTTCCTGCTGACTGGGAAGGTAAGCAAGTCGCGCAAATTACAGATTTTCAAATTGGATTGTGGGGTGACAATCGCGGTACTGCTCATCGTAGCGTGGCGAAAATAGTTGAAGCTAAACCTGCATTAGCCTTGATTAGCGGAGATTTTCTTTACCATCCAGGTGAAAACATCAAGCCAGAAATCGAAACAGCAGTAGATATTGTTCGTCCTCTAGTAGAAGCTGGCATCCCTACCTATGCAGTACTAGGGAATCATGACTATGGGATGAGTAGTAAGAAAGCGCAGCCAAAAACGGGAGAAGCCGAACGCTTAGAAACCGCTTTAGAAGCTGCTGGAATCGAAGTCTTAGAAAACGAGGCAGTCGAACTGCGATCGCCTGATAATAACGAATCATTGTATTTGGTAGGAGTTGGTTCCCTGTGGGCAAACCGAGATAATGTGGATAAAGCCTTAAGCGAAGTACCAGATAGCAGTCCTCGAATCGTCATGATGCACAACCCAGACACCTTCGAGCAGTTTCCTGCCAATACAGCACCACTTTCAGTAGCAGGTCATACTCATGGGGGACAAGTTCGCATACCAGGCACACCACAATGGTCTTGGTTGCGTTTTACACAGAAAGACAAGGTCTATGCTGATGGCTGGGCGAGAGGCTATGGCGAACCCAGTAATCGGCTTTATGTTAATCCTGGCATTGGCATGAGTATTGTTCCAATACGTTTATTCTGTCCCCCCGAACTGACCTTTTTTACGCTTCAATCAGGAGCAGTCAACTAA
- a CDS encoding VOC family protein yields MIDIGLTHIALPVSNVERSIEFYSTYAAMQVIHRRIDAEEGISVVLLSDHTRPFAIVLLGSEEVHPVLSPLAHLGVGCPSREHMDTLCNRARIEGVLIKEPHDSGHPVGYWAFLRDPDGHTLELSYGQEVGLTVEKTM; encoded by the coding sequence ATGATTGATATTGGACTGACTCACATCGCCCTTCCTGTCTCAAATGTTGAGCGAAGTATCGAATTCTATTCCACCTATGCAGCAATGCAAGTTATTCATCGGCGTATTGATGCAGAGGAAGGTATTTCTGTAGTTTTGCTTTCCGACCATACTCGTCCCTTTGCCATTGTTCTCTTGGGGTCTGAGGAGGTTCATCCAGTTCTCTCTCCATTGGCGCATCTCGGTGTTGGTTGCCCAAGTCGCGAACATATGGATACTTTATGTAACAGAGCGCGTATTGAGGGCGTTCTGATTAAAGAACCGCATGACTCTGGACATCCTGTAGGCTATTGGGCTTTTTTGCGCGATCCTGATGGTCATACGCTAGAACTTTCTTATGGACAGGAAGTTGGTTTGACAGTCGAGAAAACTATGTGA
- a CDS encoding VOC family protein, with protein sequence MHHASIRTANIHRAIAFYEQLDFTVQERFTTGYTLACWMTGLGGRIELIQIPEPKPAPDAFNDEHYVGYYHLSFDLTNLTSDLPSWLENLTQKIAIASQANSELIQPLKVLLKPEQQMIGDCVYEVAFIADTDGLPLEFIRLLHQRS encoded by the coding sequence ATGCATCATGCCTCGATTCGTACAGCAAACATTCATCGGGCGATCGCTTTTTATGAACAGCTAGACTTTACTGTCCAAGAGCGTTTTACCACTGGATATACCCTAGCTTGCTGGATGACTGGGCTAGGAGGCAGAATTGAATTAATCCAAATTCCGGAACCGAAACCTGCTCCCGATGCCTTTAATGATGAACATTATGTCGGTTATTATCATCTTTCTTTTGACCTAACCAATCTAACTTCTGATTTACCGAGTTGGTTGGAAAATTTAACTCAAAAAATAGCGATCGCCAGTCAAGCTAACTCCGAACTAATTCAACCTCTTAAAGTCTTACTTAAACCAGAACAACAAATGATTGGTGACTGTGTTTACGAAGTTGCTTTCATCGCTGATACTGATGGCTTGCCCCTAGAATTTATTCGTTTGCTACACCAGAGATCTTGA
- a CDS encoding sterol desaturase family protein codes for MKLWLYYLCAFFGIIFLRYFLVAGGTYWLFYSDDHKLIKQPHNIKSPSRQAIERDIALSVFTTLALSICAALVMCIYDSGATRLYKSIDDLGIIYLVASFLGVIFLQDAVFYFLHRGFHHPLVYNWLHRGHHRSKNPTPWTSFALDFPEALIQGLFMVAVVFVIPLHIYVLTLLLITMTVWALVNHLGFELFPGFPHHWLGKWFISWDHHSLHHRQYTRHYGLYFTFWDRLLGTN; via the coding sequence ATGAAACTCTGGCTTTATTATCTTTGTGCCTTTTTTGGCATCATTTTCCTGCGCTATTTTTTAGTAGCGGGAGGAACTTACTGGCTGTTTTATTCGGATGACCATAAGCTGATAAAACAACCTCATAATATTAAATCTCCTAGTCGCCAAGCGATCGAGCGAGATATTGCTCTATCAGTTTTTACGACATTGGCTCTATCTATATGTGCAGCACTGGTAATGTGTATCTACGATTCTGGGGCTACTCGCTTGTATAAGTCAATTGATGATCTCGGAATTATTTATTTAGTTGCTAGTTTTCTAGGCGTAATCTTTCTCCAGGATGCTGTTTTTTATTTCTTGCATCGTGGCTTCCATCATCCCCTAGTTTATAACTGGCTGCATCGGGGACATCATCGTTCTAAAAATCCGACACCCTGGACATCATTTGCCCTTGATTTTCCCGAAGCATTAATTCAAGGACTGTTTATGGTTGCAGTCGTGTTTGTAATTCCCCTGCATATTTACGTTCTGACTCTATTGCTAATCACTATGACTGTCTGGGCATTAGTCAACCATCTTGGTTTTGAACTATTTCCTGGCTTTCCCCATCACTGGTTGGGAAAATGGTTCATTAGTTGGGATCATCACTCTCTACACCATCGTCAATACACTCGGCATTACGGACTATATTTCACCTTCTGGGATCGACTACTGGGAACTAACTAA
- a CDS encoding response regulator, with translation MSIKNILLVEDNPDDRELMRLAFSQGTIPHNLIIFSNGLEALNYLLGQGNIDETSPSPTEQNLTSMPALIILDLNLPQINGIEVLRRIRSYPQTKLLPVVIISSSNEPRDLIDSYINGCNSYIQKPIHFNQLQNFVREISTYWLTVNQLPPVFGVLNE, from the coding sequence ATGTCAATCAAAAATATATTATTAGTAGAGGATAATCCTGATGATCGCGAGTTAATGAGGCTGGCTTTCTCTCAAGGCACAATTCCTCACAATTTGATCATTTTTTCCAATGGTTTAGAAGCTTTAAATTATTTATTGGGACAGGGCAACATTGATGAAACATCTCCATCGCCGACGGAGCAAAATTTAACTTCAATGCCAGCACTGATTATACTAGATTTAAATTTACCCCAAATTAATGGCATCGAGGTTTTACGCCGCATTCGTTCTTATCCTCAAACTAAACTACTACCTGTCGTCATAATTAGCTCTTCTAATGAACCACGAGATCTGATTGACAGTTATATTAATGGTTGCAACAGTTACATCCAGAAACCGATACACTTTAATCAATTACAAAATTTTGTTAGAGAAATAAGTACGTATTGGTTGACTGTTAACCAGCTTCCACCTGTTTTTGGAGTTCTAAATGAGTAA
- a CDS encoding HEAT repeat domain-containing protein — MNNDRLEQIKLNLRDNAINIRKAALDELAKMPSNKALPVLKQLAQDHDFALRKIAVMGFGNHLTEESFQILKNILETEQDANVLAEAANSIFEFGDRAIPPLQNLFTTSDNWLVRQTVISILVDSDNSQVLLQVANEALSDEDQTTKETGILALSRLLNSPLKQEALQLFSILAEDTYWRTRWRTAIALTASQDIKAKELLAKLQQDEHYRVVAAALEQPLP, encoded by the coding sequence ATGAATAATGATCGCCTGGAGCAAATCAAACTGAACTTACGTGACAATGCGATCAATATACGTAAAGCTGCATTAGATGAACTAGCAAAGATGCCTTCTAATAAAGCGTTACCAGTATTAAAACAACTCGCTCAAGATCATGATTTTGCCTTACGTAAAATTGCCGTGATGGGTTTTGGTAATCATCTCACTGAGGAATCTTTCCAGATACTTAAAAATATTTTAGAAACTGAACAAGATGCTAACGTCTTAGCTGAGGCTGCTAATTCCATCTTTGAATTTGGCGATCGCGCAATTCCACCACTTCAAAATTTATTTACTACTTCTGATAATTGGTTGGTACGTCAGACAGTAATCTCGATCTTAGTAGATAGCGATAATTCTCAGGTTTTACTTCAAGTAGCTAACGAAGCTTTATCCGATGAAGATCAAACAACTAAAGAGACTGGTATTTTGGCTTTAAGTCGACTTTTAAATTCTCCCCTTAAACAAGAAGCTTTACAGTTATTTAGTATCTTGGCTGAAGATACCTACTGGCGGACAAGATGGCGAACGGCGATCGCTTTAACAGCCTCACAGGATATTAAAGCCAAAGAACTACTGGCAAAATTGCAACAAGACGAACATTATCGAGTGGTTGCGGCAGCATTGGAACAACCTCTACCATGA
- a CDS encoding bifunctional diguanylate cyclase/phosphodiesterase: MSKLLRVLIIEDSEDDAELLAIELERGGYEIIHRRVDTKADMKAALSESPPWDIVLADYSMPQFSAIAALELLKEWELDLPFVIVSGKIGEDTAVAAMKAGAHDYLVKGKLARLIPAVERELREAVLREEYRTAQNRLRYLAFYDQLTSLPNRTLFLEHLSREISLYQEFNAHCHQNIEGDCDPRTSKADPQQKKDPSQKDRQQKLFAVLLLSIDRFSIIKHSLGYLISEQLLIALARRLETYVSNSPNIVARISEDEFALLITNIQNTQDILEQADYLYHHLIKPFEIKNSTVCSTVSIGIALNRGNYQKPEKLLQSADMAMQYAKVNFVKSSVLFDEKMQSKAVEKLRLENDLQQAINNQKLYLNYQPIVSLSTGQINCLEALVRWKHDSLGSIPPDKFIPISEETGQIIALGQWVLSEACYQLVAWQKYFTNKSSPLTMSINLSRIQIYHPELIPQIDRLLQSLNLEGKHLKLEITESTLMENTSAVTKVLEQLKERDIKLCLDDFGTGYSSLSYLRYLPVDTVKIDRSFIGPEINNTNYDIIKAIINLAHSLGLDVIAEGIETEAQLEILRCLGCEYGQGYLFAYPLNSRDVLSLVQQ; this comes from the coding sequence ATGAGTAAACTTCTGCGAGTCTTAATCATTGAAGATTCAGAAGATGATGCCGAATTATTAGCCATAGAACTAGAGCGTGGCGGTTACGAAATAATACATCGACGAGTGGATACTAAGGCAGATATGAAGGCGGCTCTCAGTGAGTCTCCGCCTTGGGATATTGTTTTGGCGGATTATTCGATGCCTCAGTTTAGTGCGATCGCCGCTCTCGAACTCCTTAAGGAATGGGAGTTGGATTTACCCTTCGTCATTGTTTCCGGTAAAATTGGCGAAGATACGGCAGTAGCGGCGATGAAAGCTGGAGCTCATGACTACTTAGTCAAAGGCAAGTTAGCCCGTCTAATTCCTGCGGTAGAGAGGGAATTAAGAGAAGCAGTGCTCAGAGAAGAATATCGTACTGCCCAAAATCGATTAAGATATCTAGCTTTTTACGATCAACTAACTAGCTTACCGAATCGGACCCTTTTCCTGGAGCATTTGAGCCGCGAAATCTCTCTTTATCAAGAATTCAATGCTCACTGTCATCAAAATATCGAAGGCGATTGCGATCCACGCACCAGCAAAGCTGATCCCCAGCAGAAGAAAGATCCGTCGCAGAAGGATCGTCAGCAGAAGTTATTTGCTGTTTTATTACTCAGCATTGATCGTTTTAGTATTATTAAACATAGCTTAGGCTATTTAATTAGCGAACAATTGTTGATTGCGTTGGCTCGTCGCTTGGAAACATACGTCAGCAATAGTCCCAATATTGTGGCCCGAATTAGTGAAGATGAATTTGCCTTATTAATTACCAATATTCAAAATACTCAGGATATTCTAGAGCAAGCTGACTATCTCTATCATCATTTAATCAAGCCTTTTGAAATAAAAAACAGTACAGTTTGTTCTACGGTTAGTATTGGTATTGCTTTAAATCGGGGTAATTATCAAAAGCCAGAAAAACTATTGCAATCGGCAGATATGGCCATGCAGTATGCCAAAGTCAATTTTGTCAAAAGTTCAGTCTTATTTGATGAAAAAATGCAGAGTAAGGCCGTAGAGAAACTACGCCTCGAAAACGATTTACAGCAAGCGATCAATAATCAAAAATTATATTTAAATTATCAGCCAATAGTCTCTCTCAGCACAGGACAAATTAATTGTTTAGAAGCTCTAGTTAGATGGAAACATGATTCTTTAGGCTCCATCCCCCCCGATAAATTTATTCCCATCTCTGAAGAAACAGGGCAAATTATTGCCCTAGGTCAATGGGTACTCTCAGAAGCCTGTTATCAGCTAGTAGCTTGGCAAAAATACTTTACTAATAAAAGCTCTCCGTTAACGATGAGCATTAATTTATCGCGAATTCAGATTTATCATCCTGAATTAATTCCCCAGATAGATCGTCTATTACAGTCTCTCAATTTAGAGGGGAAACATCTAAAGTTAGAGATTACTGAAAGTACTCTCATGGAAAATACTTCTGCGGTGACAAAAGTTTTAGAGCAGTTGAAAGAGCGAGATATCAAGCTGTGTTTGGATGATTTTGGTACTGGATATTCTTCGTTGAGTTACTTGCGCTATTTACCCGTTGATACAGTAAAAATAGATCGCTCATTTATTGGGCCAGAAATTAATAATACTAATTACGATATTATTAAAGCGATTATTAATCTCGCCCACAGCCTAGGTTTAGATGTAATTGCTGAGGGAATTGAGACAGAAGCGCAGCTAGAAATCTTACGTTGCTTGGGTTGTGAATACGGACAAGGCTACCTTTTTGCTTACCCCCTGAATAGTAGAGACGTTTTAAGCCTAGTACAGCAATAA
- a CDS encoding DUF998 domain-containing protein, whose translation MNEKTELSGSPLLKICGVIGIIGCIAAIATDIIGIIVVKDHNPISETISSLAIEKSAWIQDMGLDFYAAGMIACGIGLYVLNLNGLRWKIGSVLLGLLGIDVILIAEHNQYAGREGVGASIHIQCVYALAVLFAAITLLLSFGLRRIGRNWYRYSLGTAIVWTVLAPIFFFVPTNIDGAYERFISLITISWVAAMSWLLIKRGQGKLSFTS comes from the coding sequence ATGAATGAAAAAACTGAACTATCGGGTTCTCCACTTTTAAAAATTTGTGGCGTTATCGGCATAATTGGCTGCATAGCTGCGATCGCTACAGACATAATCGGTATTATTGTAGTCAAAGACCACAATCCGATTAGCGAAACTATTAGCTCTTTGGCAATTGAAAAGTCTGCCTGGATTCAGGACATGGGCTTGGATTTTTATGCAGCAGGGATGATTGCCTGTGGAATTGGACTCTACGTTTTGAATCTAAACGGATTGAGGTGGAAAATTGGCTCTGTTTTGCTAGGACTGCTTGGTATTGATGTCATTCTAATTGCCGAGCATAACCAATATGCAGGTAGAGAAGGAGTTGGGGCTTCGATTCATATTCAGTGCGTGTACGCCTTGGCAGTACTGTTTGCAGCTATAACCTTGCTTCTCAGCTTTGGCTTGCGTCGAATTGGTCGCAACTGGTATCGCTATAGTCTTGGTACGGCAATTGTTTGGACGGTTTTAGCTCCTATCTTCTTTTTTGTTCCGACCAATATAGATGGTGCATACGAACGTTTTATTTCCTTAATTACAATCTCGTGGGTAGCTGCGATGTCGTGGCTATTAATTAAAAGAGGTCAGGGAAAATTATCTTTCACTTCTTGA